From Streptomyces sp. NBC_00690, a single genomic window includes:
- the aspS gene encoding aspartate--tRNA ligase, with the protein MHRYRSHTCGELRASDVSTDVRLSGWLHNRRDLGGILFIDLRDHYGITQLVARPGTAANEALSHLTKETVVRIDGKVVSRGADNVNPELPTGEVEIEVSEVEVLGAAQQIPFTINADDGVNEERRLEYRFLDLRRERMHRNIMLRTAVISAIRHKMTALGFNEMATPILTATSPEGARDFVVPSRLNPGKFYALPQAPQQFKQLLMISGFDRYFQIAPCFRDEDARADRSPGEFYQLDVEMSFVEQEDVFQPVEKLMTELFEEFGDGKHVTSPFPRIPFRESMLKYGNDKPDLRARLELVDITDVFDGSEFKAFAGKHVRALAVPDVSAQPRKFFDQLGEYAIEQGAKGLAWVRVAEDGSLSGPIAKFLTEENVKVLTERLGLAAGHAVFFGAGDFDEVSKIMGAVRVEAAKRAGHFDEGVFRFCWIVDFPMYEKDEETGKIDFSHNPFSMPQGGMKDLEEKDPLDILAWQYDIVCNGIELSSGAIRNHEPEVMLKAFEIAGYDRETVEHEFAGMLRAFRLGAPPHGGIAPGIDRIVMLLADEPNIRETIAFPLNGNAQDLMMGAPTELDESRLRELNIQLRKPVAKPAE; encoded by the coding sequence ATGCATCGGTACAGGTCCCACACCTGCGGCGAGCTCCGCGCCTCTGACGTCTCCACCGACGTCCGGCTGAGCGGCTGGCTGCACAATCGTCGAGACCTGGGCGGCATCCTCTTCATCGATCTGCGCGACCACTACGGCATCACCCAGCTCGTCGCCCGCCCGGGCACCGCGGCCAACGAGGCGCTGAGCCACCTCACCAAGGAGACCGTCGTCCGCATCGACGGCAAGGTCGTCAGCCGGGGCGCCGACAACGTCAACCCCGAGCTGCCCACCGGTGAGGTCGAGATCGAGGTGTCCGAGGTGGAGGTGCTGGGCGCGGCCCAGCAGATCCCGTTCACGATCAACGCGGACGACGGCGTCAACGAGGAGCGCCGGCTTGAGTACCGCTTCCTCGATCTGCGCCGTGAGCGCATGCACCGCAACATCATGCTGCGCACCGCGGTGATCAGCGCGATCCGGCACAAGATGACGGCGCTCGGCTTCAACGAGATGGCCACCCCGATCCTCACCGCCACCTCCCCCGAGGGCGCGCGTGACTTCGTGGTGCCCTCCCGGCTGAACCCCGGCAAGTTCTACGCCCTGCCGCAGGCCCCGCAGCAGTTCAAGCAGCTGCTGATGATCTCCGGCTTCGACCGGTACTTCCAGATCGCGCCCTGCTTCCGGGACGAGGACGCCCGCGCCGACCGCTCGCCGGGCGAGTTCTACCAGCTCGACGTCGAGATGAGCTTCGTCGAGCAGGAGGACGTCTTCCAGCCCGTCGAGAAGCTGATGACCGAGCTGTTCGAGGAGTTCGGCGACGGCAAGCACGTCACCTCGCCCTTCCCGCGCATCCCGTTCCGCGAGTCGATGCTGAAGTACGGCAACGACAAGCCGGACCTGCGCGCCCGGCTCGAACTCGTCGACATCACCGATGTCTTCGACGGCTCCGAGTTCAAGGCGTTCGCCGGCAAGCACGTGCGCGCCCTGGCCGTGCCCGACGTCTCCGCGCAGCCCCGGAAGTTCTTCGACCAGCTCGGTGAGTACGCGATCGAGCAGGGCGCCAAGGGGCTGGCCTGGGTGCGCGTCGCCGAGGACGGTTCCCTCTCCGGTCCCATCGCCAAGTTCCTCACCGAGGAGAACGTCAAGGTCCTCACCGAGCGCCTTGGCCTCGCCGCCGGGCACGCCGTCTTCTTCGGCGCGGGCGACTTCGACGAGGTCTCCAAGATCATGGGCGCGGTCCGCGTCGAGGCCGCCAAGCGCGCGGGCCACTTCGACGAGGGCGTCTTCCGGTTCTGTTGGATCGTCGACTTCCCGATGTACGAGAAGGACGAGGAGACCGGGAAGATCGACTTTTCCCACAACCCGTTCTCGATGCCGCAGGGCGGTATGAAGGACCTGGAGGAGAAGGACCCGCTCGACATCCTCGCCTGGCAGTACGACATCGTCTGCAACGGCATCGAGCTGTCCTCCGGCGCGATCCGTAACCATGAGCCCGAGGTCATGCTGAAGGCGTTCGAGATCGCCGGCTACGACCGCGAGACCGTGGAGCACGAGTTCGCGGGCATGCTGCGGGCCTTCCGTCTCGGCGCCCCGCCGCACGGTGGCATCGCCCCCGGCATCGACCGGATCGTGATGCTGCTCGCCGACGAGCCGAACATCCGCGAGACCATCGCCTTCCCGCTCAACGGCAACGCCCAGGACCTGATGATGGGCGCGCCGACCGAGCTGGACGAGTCCCGACTGCGGGAGCTGAACATCCAGCTCCGCAAGCCGGTGGCGAAGCCCGCCGAGTAG
- a CDS encoding SigE family RNA polymerase sigma factor, with translation MGSEYGDGDFEAFVAARGPRLLRMAWLLTGDAHLAEDLLQTVLAKVWPNWSKISREHPEAYIRKALVHTHASWWRRRWRGEVPHGDLPDSVTSIDAYANVDLEQSLATAIRSLPVRQRAIVVLRYFEDMSVEDTAATLGCATGTVKSQSSKALRTLRALLPATMAKAGDRSAA, from the coding sequence ATGGGCTCCGAGTACGGGGACGGCGACTTCGAGGCGTTCGTCGCCGCCCGTGGCCCCCGACTGCTCCGCATGGCCTGGCTGCTGACCGGCGACGCCCATCTCGCCGAGGACCTGCTCCAAACGGTGCTGGCGAAGGTCTGGCCGAACTGGTCGAAGATCTCGCGGGAGCACCCGGAGGCGTACATCCGCAAGGCGCTGGTGCACACCCATGCCTCCTGGTGGCGGCGACGCTGGCGCGGAGAGGTGCCGCACGGCGACCTACCGGACTCCGTGACGTCGATCGACGCATACGCCAATGTCGATCTGGAGCAGTCGCTCGCGACGGCCATCCGCAGCCTTCCGGTCCGGCAGCGGGCGATCGTGGTCCTGCGCTACTTCGAGGACATGAGCGTCGAGGACACCGCGGCCACCCTCGGCTGCGCCACGGGCACGGTCAAGAGCCAGTCGTCGAAGGCGCTGCGCACCCTGCGGGCACTGCTACCCGCCACCATGGCGAAGGCAGGTGATCGCAGTGCTGCATGA
- a CDS encoding L,D-transpeptidase family protein, whose protein sequence is MHARTGATSAAALALVLALSGCQTQSGKAAGPGPAKETDPAESAPGAHPVHGAEPSPLAEKPTEIPGLGPKTRQRMGLKSRQALVVRAEGVDANQGTAVLYERDSAGAWRPASDTWPTRNGVRGWTEHHRQGDLRTPIGVYGLTDAGGLLKDPGTKLPYDQGPGFTPPNRTNVEGEPLTGAFDYVVAVNYNRVAGHTPLSWTRPLGDARGGGIWLHVEHGAGTQGCVGLPRERMKELLRRLDPAAEPVVVMGPVAALAA, encoded by the coding sequence ATGCACGCTCGTACGGGCGCGACATCGGCGGCGGCGCTCGCACTCGTTCTTGCGCTGAGCGGCTGCCAGACACAGTCCGGCAAGGCCGCAGGGCCGGGCCCCGCCAAGGAGACCGACCCTGCCGAGAGTGCTCCCGGGGCGCACCCGGTGCACGGCGCCGAGCCCTCGCCGCTCGCGGAGAAACCCACCGAGATACCGGGGCTCGGGCCCAAGACGCGTCAGCGCATGGGCCTCAAGAGCAGGCAGGCACTGGTGGTGCGCGCCGAGGGAGTCGACGCCAACCAGGGGACCGCCGTCCTCTACGAACGCGATTCCGCGGGCGCCTGGCGCCCCGCATCGGACACCTGGCCCACCCGCAACGGCGTCCGCGGCTGGACCGAGCACCACCGCCAGGGCGATCTGCGCACCCCGATCGGCGTGTACGGGCTGACCGACGCGGGCGGACTGCTGAAGGACCCCGGCACGAAACTCCCGTACGACCAGGGGCCCGGCTTCACCCCGCCGAACCGCACCAATGTCGAGGGTGAGCCGCTGACCGGCGCCTTCGACTACGTGGTCGCCGTCAACTACAACCGGGTGGCCGGGCACACCCCGCTGAGCTGGACCCGGCCGCTGGGAGACGCCAGGGGCGGCGGTATCTGGCTCCACGTCGAGCACGGCGCCGGTACGCAAGGCTGTGTGGGGTTGCCCCGGGAGCGCATGAAGGAGTTGCTGCGGCGGCTGGATCCGGCGGCCGAGCCGGTGGTGGTGATGGGGCCCGTGGCGGCGCTGGCAGCGTGA